ACCGTTGTTTAAAAAATGCCTTAccatatcatattaataatttGTTATATTACATTGACTATTTCTTTTGCCATTTGCTTTATAGATAGTCacaatcttatttatttatttgtaatataattttgaatgtatttgtttttataactttttttgttgtatttaaaaaaattgatttctattatattattacattaaatgttGCACTTTTTCAATGCATTAATTGTATGCGTGTAACAGACGTACgttagtaagagctgtgcatgtaaacctcactctcctggtctcaagagatgctctagtgacgctagaggttgcagcctttagcctccttgttagagtgtcTGACCCCCATGTGGACAGGCCCGGGTTCACGTCCCACTTGGAGCGGGCAGGCGCGAACTGGAGGAGCTATGTTGGTACcctgacccggatgggagtgaggtttagggtgGTGAGTGTAACAGACGTAGGCTAGTAAGAGGTGTGTGTATGATCTCACTCCCCAGTGTCCTACTTGGAGCTGGCAGGTGTGAACCAGGCTACATGTGTTATAAGAagaacatgttattttttaaataaattcatggATACATGATGTTCCATGGATAgttttagaaaaactaaaaagttACTAAATGTGGTTTCAGGAACACCATTTtagcaataaaatatttttttgcaaatgtaTTTCTTAGTGTGACTATTAAAGGGACTGTTAAATGGCTTCAGAAGTCTTGGAAAatagtgcacgaaaacttaatgttttttttgttttgttttttttaaatgcttttataCGCACAGTATCAGACATCACTGAAAAGCTGCAGCTGTGGCGGTAAGGATTTTTGGGGGATGAATCTCCCCAGCGCTGTCACTGCCTTCTGCTGTCAGTGTCTTCTAGTACAAAAAATCTGCGTCTGATTGATGCTGCCTGCCTGGAAGATTTACTGCGAGTTTTTAAAATCATGATAATCAAACATAGTCAAACAtgataattaaattttaaacgATAATACTAACCATCAGGACATTTTATCGTGGTTTATCATGAAATCACTAACCGTCCAATCCATAGTTTTGATGTTTTACGCATCTAAATGTTTTGATAACTGTTGCTTTGTGGCATTAAACTGGgaattaaatgtcttttttcgCCTTAGACCTGATGCTGTTGAAAGAGGAGAGTCAAGATCTGAATGAATTGGAAGAGAAAGATCAGTACAAGACGCAACATGATTTCATATCTGAAGAAAAATCTTTTAGATGCTCACAGACTGAAAAAACTACCTCACGAAAAAGGTATCAAAAGTCAGGGACTGTAGGTAATGTCACATGCCATCTGTGTGGACTAAGTTTCAAAAAGCATGGAAACCTTgaagtccacatgagagttcacaccaGAAGGAAGCTTTACCCCTGCCAAGAGTGTGGAATACATTTTAATCGAAAAGAacgccttaaagtccacatgagaattcacactggagagaagcctttcacatgCCAAGAGTGTGGAATAagtttcactcaaaaaggaCACATGAATGGTCAcataagaattcacactggagagaagcctttcaaatgccaacaatgtggaataAGTTTTACTCAAAAAGGACACCTGGACAGGCacttgagaattcacactggagagaagccttaaagtgcccctattgtGGACTTTTGAAAATTTCCTTTTATGCAGTGTGTAATGTGGCTgtatgtgaatgtaaacagacCGCAAAGCTGTAAAGTGCatcataaataaagttattgtctcttaAAAGAAAGTGTTGACTCTATACCACTTAAACAAGTCCTTGAAACCCATTTCTGCAAATTTCACAAGTTAACAAGTTTACATAATGCCTGCCTACGTTTTGCATTGACATCCCGTGAACCCATCACTGAGAAACTCATGCTTTATCACGACAAGCACGCTCAAATAGAGGTTTGTGAAATGCTGCCACTGGTAGACTCTTTTGCATTATGATTCGAAGCACAAGCAGTATCAGTAATGTCAAAAAATGTGAttgcccaggtgaaaaaaaagtaaatttcagtaatgtacttaaagtgctctattttctcacactaattttgtacttactaaaattcttctttagtacttcttaagatcatctaagtgtactcaactgtgctattttgggacaccatgaaatatgaacttaaatgtgcttttaatatactatttctgtattttaaaaatatatttagttaccacttgtagtacactatgggttcaaatgtactattagtatctaaataaattttttaaatacagagatagtatatcaaaagcacatttaagttcatatttcattgTGTCCCAGAATAGCGAGTACACTTAGATGatcttaatatactaaaagttCAATATACTAAGttcaaaattagtgcacgaaaatagagcactttaagtacattatagaaatgcacttttttttcttcacctgGGTGTGCAGTCAAATGTCCTGGTGTATGCCGTTTAAACGAGTGTTCTCACAGATACACTTGCTGTACTTCCTGGAGTTTTGATATATGTTATAGACTCAATATTGTTTCTAAATGTGGTGACCTAAATTCCCATGACCCTGGTTGTCACTGCAGAAACTGGGAATGATTTAAGCTATAGGGACACTTTTGGAGGGACTAAATTAGCTCCGGTTTCAGAGTAGGGTTTCACCCAGTACAATAGGAACTATTGACGCATATGTTCATTGTTTGGCCGAACATATGCAAAAcccgccatttttaaaaagccataTAAACCTGAATGTGTAGAGGATCTAGCATACATGTTATAAtttttgatacttgcatgtctaaATGTTTTGATGTCTTTTTCTTTCTGACATTAAACTGGAATAAACTCTTTTTTCATCTTAGACCTGATGGTGTTGAAAGAGGAGCATCAAGATCTGAATGAAGTGAAAGAGAAAGATCAGAGCAAGACGCATCGTAATTTCACGACTGAAGAAAAATCTACACAGACTGAAAATACTACCTCACGAAAAAAGCATCAAAAGTCAGGGACTGTAGGTAATGTCATCTGCCATCTGTGTGATCTACgtttcagaaaacaagaaaacCTTGAcgtccacatgagagttcacactaaAAAGTTTTACCCCTGCCAAGAGTGTGCAAAGATTTTCAAAGATTCAATAAGGTTTaaaatccacatgagaattcacactggagagaagcctttcaactgctctcagtgtggaatgaatttcagtcaaaaaggaacCCTACAAAATCATATGAGAGTTCACTCTGTAGAGAAGCCTTACATGTGCCAACAGTGTGGATTGGGTTTCAGGCATAAAGTAAACTTTAAAAgccacatgagaactcacactggaaAGCCGCCTTACATCTGCCAGCAGTGTGGAACATCTTTCACTCAGAAAGGAAACCTTACAAGACACATGAACATTCACACAGGAAAGAAACCTTGCATATGCCCTCACTGTGGAAACAGTTTCAGTCAAGAtggaaaccttaaagtccacatgagaattcattcTGGGGAAAAATAGAATAGTAAACATTTGTACATTTCTAAAGTTGTTTAAATGTAAAACTGATTTAGAAACTGTACACACGCCCTTGATGCACATTATGTAAATCCAACACTTTACATACTGATATGCTCATACGATCACATGAGATCTGTAAATGATATGTAACATGTTTATGCATGATGAAGAGATTAGACTTTAGTTTTGTGGATGCAGAAAGCTTTCTATTATGATTTATTCATGTATTTACACATCAAGTATAACAGGTGTGTACTGCATTGTAAGTGCTGAATGGTGAGGATATGGACAGCTGTCTTCTTGGAGACACATATAGTCTTAAACTGctgtgcacctgatgtgagcttcagtgCAGGGTAAAACCAGTTCACTAGATCCCACACAGCACACATGAGTGAAGGGATTTAATGTTCACCCACTGGAATCACCTTACTCTAAGATGTTTATTCACTTCAAAACTAATAAATTACtcttctttaaaaaacactgctttatatatgtttgtgtttttgaacacAGATCAGCTTACaagttcactttacattaaattaCATAGTGATGATTTACTAATGGTTTGTTCatcatttgatcattattaatCATTGTTTTAGATAATGACGCTAAAACAGGTTTGACATAAAaagcaagtgtttaataatataacaaccataaaaaaaaaaaaaaaaaaaaaaaaaattgtatccaTAGGTttaccaagctttataatggcagtgagcaagACTGACAAGTATGAcactgaagaaagtgtctccatccacatccatccatcataaacgtatgTCATACTGCTCCAGGGGCTTAATAATGggcttctgaagcgaagcaatacatttgtgtaaaaaataaacatatttaacaagttataa
Above is a genomic segment from Megalobrama amblycephala isolate DHTTF-2021 linkage group LG14, ASM1881202v1, whole genome shotgun sequence containing:
- the LOC125245527 gene encoding gastrula zinc finger protein XlCGF8.2DB-like isoform X2 — its product is MAFIKVVSEDMKIEKTYNVKHEDTEEQTKMEFIKEESEDFRIEETFTVKNEDSEEQTDLMLLKEESQDLNELEEKDQYKTQHDFISEEKSFRCSQTEKTTSRKRYQKSGTVGNVTCHLCGLSFKKHGNLEVHMRVHTRRKLYPCQECGIHFNRKERLKVHMRIHTGEKPFTCQECGISFTQKGHMNGHIRIHTGEKPFKCQQCGISFTQKGHLDRHLRIHTGEKP
- the LOC125245527 gene encoding gastrula zinc finger protein XlCGF49.1-like isoform X1, with protein sequence MAFIKVVSEDMKIEKTYNVKHEDTEEQTKMEFIKEESEDFRIEETFTVKNEDSEEQTDLMVLKEEHQDLNEVKEKDQSKTHRNFTTEEKSTQTENTTSRKKHQKSGTVGNVICHLCDLRFRKQENLDVHMRVHTKKFYPCQECAKIFKDSIRFKIHMRIHTGEKPFNCSQCGMNFSQKGTLQNHMRVHSVEKPYMCQQCGLGFRHKVNFKSHMRTHTGKPPYICQQCGTSFTQKGNLTRHMNIHTGKKPCICPHCGNSFSQDGNLKVHMRIHSGEK